The Nitrosopumilus cobalaminigenes genome contains a region encoding:
- a CDS encoding ABC transporter substrate-binding protein has translation MKKMLVILLAVSAIPFLHNESFGERNTFFDSVKFIQYLDENTALEEIRNGNLDAYYYTISPDRLENNQGREGLQVFDSTGGSYSILVNPSESENFNPFSEKEIRFALNYLVDRKLIVNELMGGYGSPIVSYYSPSDPEFLTVVEQLETFNFKYNPSFAEETISRVLKDKGAIKNDGKWEINGKLIEITIFIRSDDPVRKSIGEILSVELENIGFTVKKDFGDLNKAFVVVYGSNPAEQKWSLYTEGWGRSAFVKYDSVGLGQMYSPWFSNMPGFNDPSYWNYENEKLDDLTQKIYTGDFETSLQRTELIQDAVVEGVNESVRIFLASKVDQYVVNEKVSGVVNDFGAGVPSRFTPINAQNDNNELVIGVKQIYQGAWNPIMGLTDSYSRHIWGIISDPATFKHPFTGETFPVRAEWIVETDGPNEKINIPKEAKIWNPKSQKWENIGNNSQATSKVIFDFKFSNWHNGEKMDLNDILHSLYFTIEWGTQTDDNDKTFDTEFTPRAAQSIQTIRGINIVDENTIEVYVDYWHFDEGEIAEWAALWSVVPWEITSAMEKAVTDGKVSFSRSGATNKNVNWLSLIIPNDANTIKSNLEEFKKNNHIPNSLKEENLTSEYYQKRYDASIEWIQKNQHAVISNGPFYLESYSPESRTIKVSAFEDSTYPYKKGDWNTFENAEFPIIDKITMKKSMQQGEEISIKIETVNADEILYFLTNSLGEKIVSETKKVNEDNVIIKISAQDSKNLGIGANNIKIFAISNSVLKPDFYESTFIITDNKVELPIASNESVEFTTNQINYWFWAIPISIIIGIVIYLKKKN, from the coding sequence ATGAAAAAAATGCTAGTAATACTACTAGCTGTTTCAGCAATACCATTTTTACATAATGAATCATTTGGAGAGAGAAACACATTTTTTGATTCAGTAAAATTCATTCAATATCTAGATGAAAATACAGCATTAGAAGAAATAAGGAATGGAAATCTTGATGCGTATTATTATACAATTTCTCCAGACAGATTAGAAAACAATCAAGGAAGAGAAGGACTCCAAGTATTTGACTCTACAGGAGGCTCATATAGTATTCTAGTAAATCCATCAGAATCAGAAAATTTTAATCCATTTTCAGAAAAAGAGATAAGATTTGCTTTGAACTATTTGGTGGATAGAAAATTAATCGTAAATGAATTGATGGGAGGTTATGGGTCTCCAATCGTATCTTACTATAGTCCATCAGATCCAGAATTTCTTACAGTAGTCGAACAGCTTGAGACATTTAATTTCAAATACAATCCTTCATTTGCAGAAGAAACCATATCAAGAGTTCTAAAAGATAAAGGAGCAATCAAAAATGATGGAAAATGGGAAATCAACGGAAAATTAATTGAAATCACGATTTTTATCAGAAGTGATGATCCAGTAAGAAAATCAATTGGTGAAATCTTATCGGTAGAATTAGAAAATATTGGATTTACAGTTAAGAAAGATTTTGGGGATTTGAACAAAGCATTTGTTGTAGTTTATGGTTCAAACCCAGCAGAACAAAAATGGAGTCTTTACACAGAAGGATGGGGGCGCTCAGCATTTGTAAAATATGATTCAGTGGGTTTAGGACAAATGTATTCTCCGTGGTTTTCAAACATGCCAGGATTTAACGATCCTTCATACTGGAATTATGAAAATGAAAAGTTAGATGATTTAACTCAGAAAATTTACACCGGGGATTTTGAAACGTCTCTACAAAGAACTGAATTGATTCAAGACGCAGTTGTTGAAGGAGTAAATGAGTCAGTTAGGATTTTTTTGGCAAGTAAAGTTGATCAGTATGTAGTAAATGAAAAAGTCAGTGGAGTTGTAAATGATTTTGGAGCAGGAGTACCCAGTAGATTTACACCAATCAATGCACAAAATGACAATAATGAGTTAGTAATAGGAGTCAAACAAATCTACCAAGGGGCATGGAATCCAATTATGGGATTAACAGATAGTTATAGTAGGCATATTTGGGGAATCATATCAGATCCTGCAACATTCAAACATCCTTTTACAGGTGAAACTTTTCCAGTTAGAGCAGAATGGATAGTTGAAACAGACGGTCCAAATGAGAAAATAAACATTCCAAAAGAGGCTAAAATTTGGAATCCCAAATCACAGAAATGGGAAAACATTGGAAATAATTCTCAAGCAACTAGTAAAGTGATATTTGATTTTAAATTCAGTAACTGGCATAATGGAGAAAAAATGGATCTCAATGACATTTTACATTCATTATATTTTACAATTGAATGGGGAACACAAACAGATGATAACGATAAAACTTTTGACACCGAATTTACCCCAAGAGCTGCTCAAAGCATACAAACAATCAGAGGAATCAACATAGTTGATGAAAATACCATTGAGGTGTATGTGGACTATTGGCATTTTGATGAAGGGGAAATTGCAGAATGGGCAGCATTATGGAGTGTAGTCCCATGGGAAATTACTTCTGCAATGGAAAAAGCAGTTACAGATGGTAAAGTATCATTTTCAAGATCAGGCGCTACAAACAAGAATGTGAATTGGTTATCACTAATTATCCCTAATGATGCAAATACGATCAAAAGCAATTTGGAAGAATTCAAAAAAAATAATCACATCCCTAATTCATTAAAAGAAGAAAATCTAACATCAGAATATTATCAAAAAAGATATGATGCATCAATAGAATGGATTCAAAAAAATCAACATGCAGTCATTAGCAACGGTCCATTTTATTTAGAATCATATTCCCCAGAATCACGAACCATCAAAGTATCAGCATTTGAAGATAGCACTTATCCATACAAAAAAGGAGACTGGAACACATTTGAAAACGCAGAATTTCCAATTATTGATAAAATTACTATGAAAAAATCAATGCAACAAGGTGAAGAAATTAGCATAAAAATTGAAACAGTAAATGCAGATGAAATATTATATTTTTTGACAAATAGTCTTGGAGAAAAGATAGTATCAGAAACCAAAAAAGTGAATGAAGATAATGTAATCATTAAGATTTCAGCACAAGATTCTAAAAATCTAGGCATAGGTGCAAATAATATCAAAATATTTGCAATTTCAAACTCAGTATTGAAACCCGATTTTTATGAATCAACATTTATCATCACAGATAACAAAGTAGAGTTGCCAATTGCCAGCAATGAAAGTGTAGAATTTACTACAAACCAAATAAACTATTGGTTTTGGGCAATTCCAATTTCAATAATTATTGGAATCGTAATATACCTAAAGAAGAAAAATTAA
- a CDS encoding DUF367 family protein → MKLQVLMFYQDDPKKCTAAKMVKFGLAQNIKKIGSKGLVLDPFSEKTLLPKDKSKIHSIIGIDCSWNLADQAFSKKFAGIKRKLPPLLAGNPVNYSKLNKLTTVEALAASLFILGSQEQSLELLNKFKWGHTFYELNQNLLDEYSKLENESQIELILKDYGLV, encoded by the coding sequence ATGAAATTACAAGTTTTAATGTTCTATCAAGATGACCCAAAAAAATGTACAGCTGCTAAAATGGTCAAATTCGGTCTTGCACAAAACATCAAAAAAATTGGCTCTAAAGGGTTAGTATTAGATCCATTTTCTGAAAAAACATTACTTCCAAAAGACAAATCTAAAATCCATTCTATAATTGGAATTGATTGTTCATGGAATCTTGCAGATCAAGCCTTTTCAAAAAAATTTGCTGGAATCAAAAGAAAACTTCCTCCATTATTAGCTGGAAACCCTGTGAATTATTCTAAATTAAACAAGTTGACTACTGTTGAGGCTCTAGCAGCATCATTATTCATTTTGGGTTCTCAAGAACAGTCTTTAGAATTACTTAACAAATTCAAATGGGGTCATACATTCTATGAACTTAATCAAAATCTTTTAGATGAATATTCTAAACTAGAAAATGAATCACAAATAGAATTAATTTTAAAAGATTATGGATTGGTTTAA
- a CDS encoding lamin tail domain-containing protein: MNRNILLVFSVLLFAGILIPAYAQTSDNVVINEVDINPPGDDSTSISEWVELYNPTDSDIDMSGWKIASTTVLKKTMTIPLGTVIKPGQFMTYSYQNVWFTDANESVELRDANNIVIDKTPIISDIKNDFTSWQRLYDGYDFDNVDDWKFVTSTAGSSNGKLVETQESKTIDVTVSSEKPAYLFGEVAVISGTVSEKIFVEKPFFQPAQIVVEIHGPNFDKIVTLYPDLKLNYKTTLSLHQVLGINEGTYDVSVSYAGTTTSTSFSVGYEIIEQAIMQDEEFSVITDRSQYIPGQTVSITGFATDIIPFEGMKFTVTDSSGNLISNGNLYPTNGKFSTSVFLTTVDPKFGTYEIVAEYFDKSAITVFEVVEDFKEDVPISLWVDKEAYGLGDKVTINGRLNHVFVSNLNLEILQTKQTSTISGSGSDAGFKILDGVTILGDGSFKYTFTIPDHKNRLGTYKITVSQDVGTAKVVIPVVEDPKNFIKVSEPLTVRTDKDTYEFGETIRIAGFVEDPYSNSSYGTGAGVKVSISHENGQPLEIITQGKNSGLSSGGVVTGYTFSAIPETSGLYSVDVDVSKNIFTAGNYVVKSQYGSHMKTETFTIVDSLDVTSAIISTDKEVYGLGETVHVTGLLPPTGDNSVSITVTNPSGTRYDSGATVENQRFSWDWKLPIYEKPQKLKVDEGRDVRLSNYGIYKIKVAIASNNVDLFFKVSKDPEHDTLSANPLFVTTEKSLYKAGEKLKVVGNVIKRIQGDEGLVVPERVSIKVLDGTWPYKQIHQSSVYPKQGGDFSSLFELPATLFKEGEYIIRANYVNTQTESRFSVANDFSFGGDIDLTLLLSTDKSEYYPGDVVVISGKPSKLVYLEKFEVSVIKKAETEITCGSFYCGTNTGPVKTIRPSPSGSFTHQYVIPDKLTAIGSYEVTVDADFETSSVKFNVIEKPYTPKLETVIEKENRIAEKVIPIFTEEKKTDDVELAPRVISGSLVTPIRGDESAVNLKVSTVTGICIIGPDADCLVSESTRKQGQIYDVVEVDGLSLNVRYSGPDVRLEKFSILPESSIEFLPDANWNVEVIKDDQVSRFYYKVTYKTLE; encoded by the coding sequence ATGAATCGTAACATATTGCTAGTATTTTCTGTACTTCTATTTGCAGGAATTTTGATACCTGCATATGCACAGACGTCTGACAATGTTGTAATTAACGAAGTCGACATTAATCCTCCTGGAGATGATTCAACATCTATTTCTGAATGGGTTGAACTGTACAATCCAACTGATTCTGATATTGATATGAGTGGATGGAAGATAGCATCTACTACCGTTCTAAAGAAAACAATGACTATTCCACTTGGTACTGTAATAAAACCTGGACAATTTATGACATATTCATATCAAAATGTTTGGTTCACTGATGCAAATGAATCAGTTGAACTACGAGATGCAAATAATATTGTAATTGATAAAACTCCTATTATCTCTGATATCAAAAATGATTTTACTTCATGGCAGAGACTCTATGATGGATATGACTTTGACAATGTAGATGATTGGAAATTTGTAACATCTACAGCTGGCTCTTCAAATGGTAAGTTGGTAGAGACTCAAGAATCTAAAACAATAGATGTAACTGTTTCATCTGAAAAACCTGCATATTTGTTTGGTGAGGTTGCTGTAATTTCTGGAACTGTTTCTGAAAAAATATTTGTTGAAAAACCTTTCTTTCAACCCGCACAGATTGTTGTTGAGATTCATGGACCCAATTTTGATAAAATTGTAACACTTTATCCTGATCTTAAATTAAATTATAAAACAACTCTTAGTTTACATCAAGTCCTTGGAATTAATGAAGGAACTTATGATGTTTCTGTAAGTTATGCTGGAACAACAACTAGTACTAGTTTTTCAGTCGGATATGAAATAATTGAACAAGCAATTATGCAAGATGAAGAATTTTCTGTAATCACTGATAGATCCCAATACATACCGGGACAGACTGTATCGATAACTGGATTTGCAACAGACATAATTCCATTTGAAGGAATGAAATTCACTGTAACTGATTCTAGCGGCAATTTGATTTCTAATGGGAACTTGTATCCTACAAATGGTAAATTTAGCACTAGTGTTTTTCTCACAACTGTCGATCCTAAATTTGGTACATATGAAATTGTTGCAGAGTATTTTGACAAATCTGCCATTACTGTATTTGAAGTAGTTGAGGATTTCAAAGAAGATGTTCCAATTTCTCTATGGGTTGACAAAGAAGCTTATGGATTAGGCGATAAAGTTACTATCAACGGTAGACTAAATCATGTTTTTGTTAGTAATTTGAACTTGGAAATTCTTCAAACAAAACAAACTTCTACTATTTCTGGCTCCGGCAGTGATGCTGGTTTTAAAATTCTTGATGGTGTTACTATTTTAGGGGATGGTTCATTCAAATACACTTTCACTATACCTGATCATAAGAATAGATTAGGTACTTACAAAATTACTGTATCTCAAGATGTTGGTACAGCAAAGGTTGTCATTCCTGTCGTAGAAGATCCTAAAAATTTCATCAAGGTTAGTGAACCTCTGACTGTTAGAACTGACAAAGATACTTATGAATTTGGAGAAACTATCAGGATTGCTGGTTTTGTAGAAGACCCTTATTCTAATTCAAGCTATGGTACTGGTGCTGGAGTCAAAGTCTCCATCTCTCATGAAAATGGACAACCATTAGAAATTATTACACAAGGAAAAAATAGTGGTTTGTCATCTGGTGGTGTAGTTACTGGTTATACTTTTTCAGCTATTCCTGAAACATCTGGATTATATTCTGTGGATGTGGATGTAAGCAAAAATATTTTCACTGCTGGAAACTATGTTGTAAAATCACAATATGGCTCTCATATGAAAACTGAAACTTTCACTATTGTGGATTCTCTTGATGTAACTAGTGCAATAATTTCTACTGATAAAGAAGTGTATGGTCTAGGTGAGACTGTACATGTAACTGGATTACTTCCCCCAACTGGTGATAATTCTGTATCTATTACAGTAACAAATCCTAGCGGCACTAGATATGACTCTGGTGCTACTGTGGAAAACCAACGTTTTTCATGGGATTGGAAATTGCCAATTTATGAAAAACCACAAAAATTAAAGGTAGATGAAGGTAGAGATGTAAGATTATCCAATTATGGTATTTACAAGATCAAAGTTGCAATCGCTTCCAATAATGTTGATCTTTTCTTTAAGGTTTCTAAAGATCCTGAACATGATACGCTATCTGCAAATCCTTTGTTTGTTACTACTGAAAAATCACTGTATAAGGCTGGTGAAAAACTCAAAGTAGTTGGTAATGTCATCAAACGAATTCAAGGTGATGAAGGATTAGTTGTACCTGAACGAGTGAGCATCAAAGTACTTGATGGTACTTGGCCATACAAGCAAATTCATCAATCTTCAGTGTACCCAAAACAAGGTGGGGATTTTTCTAGTCTATTCGAATTACCTGCAACTCTTTTCAAAGAAGGTGAATACATTATTCGTGCCAATTATGTGAATACTCAAACTGAATCTAGATTCAGTGTTGCCAATGACTTTTCATTTGGCGGCGATATAGATTTGACATTACTATTGAGTACTGACAAATCTGAATATTATCCTGGCGATGTTGTAGTAATCTCTGGAAAACCCTCAAAGCTTGTGTATTTAGAAAAATTTGAGGTAAGTGTAATTAAAAAAGCAGAAACTGAAATAACTTGTGGCTCTTTTTATTGTGGAACTAACACTGGACCTGTAAAAACAATACGTCCTAGTCCTTCTGGTTCATTTACACATCAATATGTAATTCCTGATAAATTGACTGCAATTGGATCCTATGAAGTTACTGTTGATGCCGATTTTGAAACTAGTTCAGTGAAATTCAATGTAATTGAAAAACCATATACTCCAAAATTAGAAACTGTAATTGAAAAAGAAAATAGAATCGCAGAAAAAGTAATTCCGATATTCACCGAAGAGAAAAAAACTGATGATGTGGAACTTGCTCCTAGAGTAATTTCTGGTTCATTAGTAACCCCAATCCGTGGGGATGAATCTGCAGTTAATCTTAAAGTATCAACTGTGACTGGAATTTGCATTATTGGACCTGATGCTGACTGCTTAGTTAGTGAATCTACTCGAAAACAAGGACAAATTTATGATGTTGTAGAAGTTGATGGACTTAGTCTAAATGTGAGATATAGTGGTCCTGATGTACGTCTTGAGAAATTCAGTATATTGCCAGAATCTTCAATAGAATTTCTACCTGATGCAAATTGGAATGTTGAAGTGATAAAAGACGACCAAGTTTCAAGATTTTATTATAAAGTTACCTACAAGACATTAGAGTAA
- the map gene encoding type II methionyl aminopeptidase, producing MQTEQYIKAGKIAAEVREMVRVKDWIGKTVFEICEEVEGEIKKRGAKCAFPVNASINEIAAHYTAEPDDPITIKDTDLVKIDLGAQIDGYIADTAVTVCYDAQYDGLVQAAEEALGNAMSMIKSGVKASDIGRTIETTIKKMGFKPIANLSGHSLEQYTIHAGKSIPNIWSIGGFSLSENSAYACEPFVTTEQGGGFVRNGQIKNIFAINSRKKTKNAEADKLLDFIWENCNMLPFALRWLTKELEVKEARELLDFLVKKKAVQAYPVLIEVNEQRVAQAEHTFIPNETGVTVTTKAE from the coding sequence GTGCAGACAGAACAATACATCAAAGCTGGAAAAATTGCAGCTGAAGTCAGAGAAATGGTCAGAGTCAAAGACTGGATTGGTAAAACAGTTTTTGAGATATGTGAAGAAGTAGAAGGCGAAATAAAAAAACGAGGGGCAAAATGTGCATTTCCAGTAAATGCAAGTATAAATGAAATTGCAGCTCACTACACTGCAGAACCAGATGATCCTATCACGATTAAAGATACAGATTTAGTAAAAATTGATCTTGGTGCACAAATTGATGGGTACATTGCAGATACGGCAGTAACAGTATGTTATGATGCACAGTATGATGGACTAGTACAAGCTGCAGAAGAAGCATTAGGAAATGCAATGTCTATGATAAAGTCAGGGGTTAAAGCAAGTGACATTGGACGAACTATTGAAACAACAATTAAAAAAATGGGATTCAAACCAATTGCAAATCTCAGTGGTCATTCTTTAGAACAATATACAATACATGCAGGAAAATCAATTCCAAATATTTGGTCAATTGGCGGATTTTCACTTTCGGAAAATTCAGCATATGCTTGTGAACCATTTGTAACTACAGAGCAAGGAGGCGGTTTTGTTAGAAATGGGCAAATCAAAAACATTTTTGCAATAAATTCACGAAAGAAAACAAAGAATGCCGAAGCTGACAAACTCTTAGACTTCATTTGGGAGAATTGTAACATGCTTCCATTTGCATTAAGATGGCTTACAAAAGAATTGGAAGTAAAAGAAGCAAGAGAATTATTGGATTTTCTAGTAAAGAAAAAAGCAGTACAAGCATATCCAGTTCTAATAGAGGTAAACGAGCAAAGAGTTGCACAAGCAGAACACACGTTCATTCCAAATGAAACAGGTGTAACTGTCACAACAAAGGCCGAATGA
- a CDS encoding DUF1512 domain-containing protein translates to MNFTNFDFDQLFSMSDDSNPLMMLVWILPIILFVFYGQQIQLFVTSREIKKGLKKLDSFREESRTELINYIKNNLNPKEDPVKKIDKFLDYFTIMPVDMDPNGIVDKVRHTVRSREDYTRNHVKSLSPEMSDIELTKVQTLLEIASSLQMIYKIINHMFLTAKKQNNYPLILPLQMILPFIMEQAEAMKEAIPAFKAGQPVGDGIGPMIVGKMMLDCNKETVALETSWAKTEFENRHLHLLKAEGPGSTVGRPADGLEKIITENKIDAIIMIDAALKMEGEDSATIAQGFGAAIGGIGTERFQIEAIAASKEIPIFSIVIKQSVKEAITLMTKEIADIADDVRSQVHEMIRENTAEGQSVVIIGVGNTSGVPQ, encoded by the coding sequence GTGAATTTTACAAATTTTGATTTTGATCAGCTGTTTTCGATGAGTGATGATTCAAATCCGCTTATGATGTTAGTTTGGATTCTTCCGATAATCCTCTTTGTGTTTTATGGACAACAAATTCAATTGTTTGTTACTTCACGAGAAATCAAAAAAGGACTCAAAAAATTAGATAGTTTTAGAGAAGAATCCAGAACTGAACTAATCAATTACATTAAAAATAATTTAAATCCAAAAGAAGATCCTGTAAAAAAAATTGATAAATTTTTAGATTATTTTACAATCATGCCAGTTGATATGGATCCTAATGGGATTGTTGACAAAGTACGACATACAGTTAGGTCTAGAGAAGACTATACTAGAAATCATGTAAAGTCATTATCTCCTGAAATGTCTGATATAGAATTAACCAAAGTCCAAACATTACTTGAAATTGCATCCTCGCTACAAATGATTTACAAAATCATCAATCACATGTTCTTGACTGCGAAAAAACAAAACAACTATCCGTTGATTTTACCTTTACAAATGATTCTGCCTTTTATAATGGAGCAGGCAGAAGCAATGAAAGAAGCAATTCCTGCATTTAAAGCAGGTCAACCTGTGGGTGATGGAATTGGTCCAATGATTGTTGGAAAAATGATGTTGGATTGTAATAAAGAAACAGTTGCACTGGAAACATCTTGGGCGAAAACTGAGTTTGAAAATAGACATTTGCATCTTTTAAAAGCTGAAGGTCCTGGCTCAACTGTAGGAAGACCTGCAGATGGATTAGAAAAAATCATCACAGAAAACAAAATTGATGCAATAATTATGATTGATGCTGCATTGAAAATGGAAGGTGAGGATTCTGCAACTATTGCTCAAGGATTTGGTGCAGCAATAGGTGGCATTGGTACAGAACGATTCCAAATTGAAGCAATCGCTGCTAGTAAAGAAATTCCAATTTTCTCTATTGTCATTAAACAATCTGTTAAAGAGGCAATTACACTGATGACTAAAGAAATTGCTGACATTGCTGATGATGTTCGTTCACAAGTACATGAAATGATTCGTGAAAATACCGCTGAAGGTCAATCTGTAGTCATTATTGGAGTAGGGAATACATCAGGAGTGCCACAATGA
- a CDS encoding TATA-box-binding protein: protein MPQTKPIVSVENVVASADVMQKMDLNEITRTFPDVEYHPDQFPGLVFRLKTPKTATLIFTSGKMVCTGSKSEEMARKAVKTVVQKLRKGGIKVKKDAVVTIQNIVASINLGGKIHLEQAARTLPRSMYEPEQFPGLIHRMLDPKTVILLFSSGKLVCTGAKQEPDVYRSVNNLHALLEEKELMIYD, encoded by the coding sequence ATGCCACAAACAAAACCTATCGTAAGTGTAGAAAATGTTGTAGCTTCAGCAGACGTAATGCAGAAGATGGATTTGAATGAAATTACTAGAACATTCCCAGATGTTGAATATCATCCGGATCAATTTCCAGGTCTAGTTTTCAGATTAAAAACTCCAAAGACAGCAACTTTGATTTTCACATCTGGTAAAATGGTATGTACTGGTTCAAAATCTGAAGAAATGGCCAGAAAAGCAGTAAAAACTGTAGTCCAGAAACTTCGAAAAGGAGGGATTAAAGTCAAAAAAGACGCAGTAGTAACAATCCAAAATATTGTTGCATCAATCAACCTAGGTGGAAAAATCCATTTAGAGCAAGCTGCAAGAACCCTACCAAGAAGTATGTATGAGCCAGAACAATTTCCAGGCCTCATTCACAGAATGCTAGATCCTAAGACAGTGATTTTGTTATTTTCATCAGGAAAACTTGTCTGTACGGGTGCTAAACAAGAACCAGATGTATATCGTTCTGTAAACAACTTACATGCATTACTAGAAGAGAAAGAATTAATGATTTATGACTAA
- a CDS encoding tRNA-binding protein — translation MSTVSYDDFAKLDIRVAKIIATEPIEGKSRIIKGKIDLGNDDQREVIIGGAQYFQPEDIVGKTVIVLANLEPKKMAGVESNAMLLAADVDDKPFWLTVTEDIPLGSPIK, via the coding sequence ATGTCTACAGTATCATATGATGACTTTGCAAAGTTAGATATTCGAGTTGCAAAAATTATTGCAACTGAACCAATTGAGGGAAAATCACGAATCATCAAAGGTAAAATTGATTTGGGAAATGATGATCAGCGCGAAGTAATTATTGGCGGTGCACAATATTTTCAACCTGAAGACATTGTAGGAAAAACAGTTATTGTACTTGCAAATCTTGAACCCAAAAAAATGGCTGGAGTAGAATCAAATGCAATGCTGTTAGCTGCTGATGTTGATGACAAACCCTTTTGGTTGACTGTAACTGAAGACATTCCATTGGGAAGTCCAATAAAATAA
- a CDS encoding type II toxin-antitoxin system RatA family toxin, with the protein MATIEVEVEIDASIDKVWDVVSDIDNEPKFWKGTKEVRNISKEGDTVNREVTIAFRDQKCLQQVKIFPKEKIHAKFTKGIIDGEKIVSLSEKNDKTTLTTFWDIRLTGMMGMFTGMIKKHIKSGTEQAMQSIKEEIER; encoded by the coding sequence ATGGCTACAATCGAAGTAGAAGTTGAAATTGATGCAAGTATTGACAAAGTATGGGACGTTGTCTCAGATATAGACAATGAACCAAAATTTTGGAAGGGAACTAAAGAAGTCAGAAATATTTCAAAAGAAGGAGACACAGTTAACAGAGAAGTTACAATTGCTTTTAGAGATCAAAAATGTTTGCAACAAGTGAAAATCTTTCCTAAAGAGAAAATTCATGCAAAATTCACAAAAGGTATCATTGACGGTGAAAAAATAGTCTCATTGTCAGAGAAAAACGATAAAACTACACTTACCACGTTTTGGGACATTAGGTTAACTGGCATGATGGGGATGTTTACAGGCATGATTAAGAAGCATATCAAAAGTGGAACCGAGCAAGCCATGCAAAGCATCAAAGAAGAAATCGAGAGATAG
- a CDS encoding glycosyltransferase, whose amino-acid sequence MDLLVDIFNYSLAAILIGICGAWIFLIKSMVDSFRLTPYLDKFENTSKTNPKVSIILPARNEEEFIGKCLDSLTNQDYENYEIIVIDDSSVDDTWKIISEYAKKHSNVIPVSARPKPDGWMGKNWACMEGYNKATGELLLFTDADTTHAKNVITLAVTHLNSFNLDALSSIPKMLTFDFWTNITLPMISTFLHTRFSALNVNNPAKKTGYFFGSFFILKKTTYEEIGMHEGVKHEIIEDGALGKKVKESGYKMKMVRGEHLIEAIWARDKSTLWNALKRLMVPLYLQSGKIAIGIFFAIVFLLFVPFPIFAFSASLPIESISGKVVCITSAIASILIYIGAIIEVKVGLKLKLAYALFAPLGSFVVVLGFLSGLLQAKRTSSVTWRGRSYSMKDHSQSSISV is encoded by the coding sequence ATGGATTTACTTGTAGACATTTTCAATTATTCATTAGCAGCAATTTTAATTGGAATTTGTGGGGCTTGGATATTTCTTATCAAATCAATGGTTGATTCTTTTAGATTGACACCATATTTGGATAAATTTGAAAACACATCAAAAACAAATCCCAAAGTCTCAATAATTCTTCCAGCAAGAAATGAAGAAGAATTTATCGGTAAATGCTTAGATTCTCTAACCAATCAAGATTATGAAAATTATGAAATCATCGTAATTGATGATTCATCAGTAGATGACACATGGAAAATAATTTCTGAATATGCAAAAAAACATTCCAATGTAATTCCAGTTTCTGCAAGACCTAAACCTGATGGATGGATGGGCAAAAACTGGGCATGCATGGAAGGTTACAATAAAGCAACGGGGGAATTGTTACTATTCACTGATGCAGATACCACTCATGCAAAAAATGTCATAACACTTGCTGTAACTCATTTGAACTCTTTTAATTTAGATGCATTGTCATCGATTCCAAAAATGCTAACATTTGATTTTTGGACAAACATCACACTGCCAATGATTTCTACATTTTTGCATACAAGATTTTCTGCATTAAATGTAAACAATCCAGCAAAAAAGACAGGGTATTTTTTTGGAAGTTTCTTTATTTTGAAAAAAACTACATATGAAGAAATTGGCATGCATGAAGGAGTAAAACACGAAATTATTGAAGATGGTGCATTAGGAAAAAAAGTCAAAGAGTCAGGATATAAAATGAAGATGGTTCGCGGTGAACACCTTATTGAGGCTATTTGGGCACGTGATAAGAGTACTTTGTGGAATGCGCTAAAGCGTCTAATGGTTCCATTGTATCTGCAAAGTGGAAAAATTGCAATTGGGATATTTTTTGCAATAGTATTTTTGTTATTTGTCCCATTTCCAATATTTGCATTTTCTGCCTCACTACCAATAGAATCTATTTCTGGAAAAGTAGTTTGTATCACATCAGCAATTGCATCAATTTTGATTTACATTGGTGCAATAATCGAAGTCAAAGTAGGACTAAAGTTAAAGTTGGCATATGCATTATTTGCACCACTAGGTAGTTTTGTAGTAGTATTGGGTTTTCTAAGTGGATTACTCCAAGCAAAGAGAACATCATCAGTCACTTGGAGAGGTAGAAGTTATTCCATGAAAGATCATTCTCAAAGTTCAATCAGTGTATAG